A genome region from Leptospira stimsonii includes the following:
- a CDS encoding DUF1801 domain-containing protein, with protein sequence MHLFSFIPIPTFIMSSEIHQYIDSQTSIRKERLLSLRTWLIDTFPGVRESMKYKMPTYQLDENWISFASQKNHISIYLCRPDSLNELKKKFPSLLFGKTCLNVRDKDSFPIKAIQTSIRSVLKPKTKLRIPNEKAESRRKSISKKLFETKSAYRKK encoded by the coding sequence ATGCATCTTTTTTCATTTATTCCGATTCCTACATTTATTATGTCTTCGGAAATTCATCAATATATCGATTCTCAAACGTCGATACGAAAAGAAAGACTTCTTTCTCTTCGTACTTGGCTCATCGATACCTTTCCCGGTGTTCGAGAATCGATGAAATACAAAATGCCCACCTACCAATTGGATGAGAATTGGATCTCTTTCGCTTCTCAAAAAAACCACATCTCGATCTATCTCTGCCGTCCGGATTCTCTAAACGAACTCAAAAAGAAATTTCCAAGCCTTCTTTTTGGTAAAACTTGTCTCAACGTTCGAGACAAGGATTCATTCCCTATCAAAGCGATTCAAACTTCCATTCGTTCCGTTCTAAAGCCCAAGACAAAGTTAAGAATTCCGAATGAGAAGGCGGAGTCCCGAAGAAAATCTATTTCGAAAAAGCTCTTTGAGACAAAATCCGCTTATCGTAAAAAGTAA
- a CDS encoding TetR/AcrR family transcriptional regulator: MEKANQNKQKGKERKEDILQCARKFFFSKGYDSTSVNDIIDELGIAKGTFYHHFNSKEELLIELTTTLSDEITSGLLSEVESRNPKNTLDKLKIIHELQFDWVKKNPEMVFFFLKAIYLPENISLKSKLEKEMIKRDLAFFTELVKEGQKDGSFSNTMPAEFLAESILSIENVQNEKFALYMLGFNDISPDLIYENGQYSHDLYSMILGIKNPSAFPFPKEEVIASAENLRKFSKEFEKQNQTKDNAKQKPLQFSSLKGGKAE; this comes from the coding sequence ATGGAAAAAGCGAATCAGAACAAACAGAAAGGCAAGGAACGAAAAGAGGACATCCTACAATGTGCTCGAAAATTCTTCTTTTCCAAAGGTTATGATTCGACATCGGTCAACGATATCATCGACGAGCTCGGTATCGCCAAAGGGACATTCTATCATCATTTCAATTCCAAGGAAGAACTCCTCATTGAATTGACGACCACTCTCTCGGATGAAATCACTTCGGGTCTTCTCTCCGAAGTGGAATCCAGAAATCCTAAAAACACATTAGATAAACTTAAAATAATACACGAACTCCAATTCGACTGGGTGAAAAAGAATCCGGAAATGGTTTTCTTCTTTCTAAAAGCGATCTATCTTCCCGAAAACATTTCCCTCAAGTCAAAACTTGAAAAGGAGATGATCAAACGAGATCTCGCCTTTTTTACCGAACTCGTCAAAGAGGGACAAAAAGACGGATCCTTTTCCAATACGATGCCGGCTGAATTTTTGGCTGAATCCATTCTTTCGATCGAAAACGTTCAGAACGAAAAATTCGCGCTCTATATGTTGGGCTTCAACGATATTTCACCGGATCTTATCTATGAAAACGGACAATATTCTCACGACCTCTATTCTATGATCCTCGGGATTAAAAATCCGTCCGCATTTCCGTTCCCTAAGGAGGAAGTAATAGCCTCCGCTGAAAACTTACGCAAGTTCTCAAAAGAATTCGAAAAACAAAATCAAACAAAAGACAATGCGAAACAAAAACCTCTCCAGTTTTCAAGCCTGAAAGGAGGAAAGGCCGAATAG
- a CDS encoding cytidylyltransferase domain-containing protein produces MSGILSTPKIFAFIQARTDSTRLPGKVLKEFPFGSGKSLLDRIQERIQTLLPEEQIYYLIPENDDPLRNFLTERNYNFLTGSLLNVRERYLNAANTVQAEWILRLTGDNPFYDTLHLDQLIQTFQYSKPDLAHVVNLPLGMGGEIFTREALAWNPEILEERHKEHVSLHIKENPDRFRILKLAPLLSEEEQKALPDLRLTIDETKDFETTSQVFQALESRTPFFGAKEVIRLFQDSPKIFEGNREVEQVRFDIPKVQNSSKKTIGILAGDPTFFGSGHFERSRILFSLLSSEGFSMVWRNELPKDGEYDLLIVDSRDILIPEYSKTKIFLLDHFGNERNKYAHYDILPHPEIRDKFSLDRILISPRLHSLEKKDGSYLLCYAGNLESRFTFSLDSFLETIRKKEGFSKVIRIGGDSSSLDSIENFYRISSFQFQNLLAESGAFIGYFGQSLFEAVFFDKKVASFSIGPIHSELSLLSEEEYKIPFAGELGSSDFGKKIELKQSTKPVSGNGYSILLSEIKKFLLS; encoded by the coding sequence ATGAGTGGTATACTTTCAACGCCTAAGATTTTCGCTTTTATCCAAGCAAGAACCGATTCTACCAGACTTCCGGGAAAGGTATTAAAAGAATTTCCGTTCGGCTCGGGGAAAAGTCTTCTCGATAGAATCCAAGAACGAATTCAAACCCTTCTTCCCGAAGAACAAATCTACTATCTGATCCCGGAGAATGACGATCCACTTCGAAATTTTTTGACGGAAAGAAACTATAACTTTCTTACGGGAAGTCTTTTGAACGTAAGAGAACGATATCTAAACGCCGCAAATACCGTTCAGGCGGAATGGATCCTGCGTTTGACCGGAGACAATCCGTTTTACGACACGCTTCATCTGGATCAACTCATACAAACCTTTCAATATTCGAAACCGGATCTCGCTCACGTAGTGAATCTTCCTTTAGGAATGGGAGGAGAAATTTTCACAAGAGAAGCCCTCGCGTGGAATCCGGAAATTTTGGAAGAACGACATAAAGAACACGTAAGCCTTCATATCAAGGAGAATCCGGATCGTTTTCGAATTCTTAAACTCGCTCCTTTGTTAAGCGAAGAAGAACAAAAGGCTCTTCCCGACCTCAGACTTACGATCGACGAAACCAAAGATTTTGAGACGACCTCCCAAGTCTTTCAGGCTCTCGAAAGTCGAACTCCTTTTTTCGGAGCCAAAGAAGTCATCCGTTTGTTTCAGGATTCACCGAAAATTTTCGAAGGAAACCGCGAGGTGGAACAAGTTCGATTTGATATCCCGAAAGTTCAAAATTCTTCTAAAAAAACGATCGGAATCTTGGCCGGAGATCCGACTTTTTTCGGGAGCGGCCATTTTGAACGTTCTCGTATCCTTTTTTCGCTTCTATCTTCGGAAGGTTTTTCCATGGTTTGGAGGAACGAACTCCCGAAAGACGGAGAATACGATCTTCTAATCGTCGATTCGAGAGACATTCTAATTCCGGAATATTCTAAAACAAAAATATTTCTTTTGGATCATTTCGGTAATGAAAGAAATAAATACGCTCATTATGATATTCTTCCTCATCCTGAGATCAGAGATAAGTTTTCCCTCGACAGAATTCTAATCTCTCCTAGACTTCATTCTCTGGAAAAAAAAGACGGTTCATACCTGCTTTGTTATGCGGGAAATTTGGAGAGCCGATTCACTTTTTCTTTGGATTCCTTTTTGGAAACGATTCGAAAAAAGGAAGGCTTTTCCAAAGTTATAAGAATCGGAGGAGATAGTTCGTCTTTGGATTCGATCGAGAACTTTTACAGAATCTCTTCGTTCCAATTTCAAAATCTTTTGGCGGAATCGGGAGCCTTTATCGGTTATTTCGGACAATCCCTATTCGAAGCTGTCTTTTTCGATAAGAAGGTGGCGAGCTTTTCCATCGGTCCGATCCATTCAGAGCTCTCGTTGTTAAGCGAAGAAGAATATAAAATTCCTTTTGCCGGAGAATTGGGTTCTTCCGATTTCGGAAAAAAAATAGAACTGAAACAAAGTACGAAGCCGGTTTCAGGAAATGGTTATTCAATTTTGTTAAGCGAAATCAAAAAATTCTTACTCTCATAA
- a CDS encoding spiro-SPASM protein — MKFPISHSAVFLNSDTVSLLKSISSVEREKLIGLSLLSLSKILPDSEVFLNSWPLEKSEKEFSFLNIHILENNQEDVFLKKVAEKLPASRTGDPDWDDASFFYFSGLFPILDEALSKELYERHDRYLSQYSYSENLPPGIVPTIVTREFTNSLPETIKTSAQEYLLKNINHYDVEIFYHAPDLRQYRLDFSLRTRRSLNLVRGFLKTKENWSYQEILPWITKHPEVFRNGPSYLELEVYRGCDLSCTFCPRQFSANDQDGNFLASDFLENLFKQLESSFSNEYTVCFGGMGEPLLHPHFVDLIGKTISYPLLQELMIETALYSDMDPILESLAKLSNVEKEKITWIINLTTRNPERYEKLYGKKELGKILSNLEKLEKVVPKNRIHLQFLKIEEAEDEVETWVDETEKQGYGVILQKYNRYAGLMPEKRVTDLTPIQREFCWHLNRDLFVNANGTVSICKQTPGKELGNLHKENLIDIWQKGLPSFQNSLNGKHEATNAPCLTCDEWYTFNA; from the coding sequence ATGAAATTTCCGATTTCTCATTCCGCCGTTTTCTTAAACTCCGACACGGTTTCGCTTCTCAAATCCATCTCATCGGTCGAAAGGGAAAAACTCATAGGACTTTCCCTTCTCTCGCTTTCCAAAATCCTTCCCGATTCCGAAGTTTTTCTGAACTCTTGGCCTCTTGAAAAATCAGAAAAAGAATTCAGTTTTCTGAATATTCATATTTTAGAAAATAACCAGGAAGATGTTTTCTTAAAAAAAGTGGCGGAAAAACTTCCCGCTTCCAGAACCGGCGATCCGGACTGGGACGACGCATCTTTCTTTTATTTCTCCGGACTATTCCCCATTTTGGACGAAGCCCTAAGCAAAGAATTGTATGAAAGGCACGATCGTTATCTTTCACAATATTCCTATAGCGAAAACTTACCGCCAGGAATCGTTCCTACGATCGTAACAAGAGAATTTACGAATAGCCTTCCTGAAACGATCAAAACTTCCGCGCAGGAATACCTCCTCAAAAACATCAATCACTACGATGTGGAGATTTTTTATCACGCGCCCGATCTCAGACAATATCGACTCGATTTTTCTTTAAGGACGAGAAGGTCCTTGAACTTAGTAAGGGGTTTTCTTAAGACAAAGGAGAATTGGTCTTATCAAGAAATTCTTCCGTGGATCACGAAACATCCCGAGGTTTTTAGAAACGGTCCTTCTTATTTGGAACTCGAGGTCTATAGAGGTTGCGATTTAAGTTGTACGTTTTGTCCCAGACAATTTAGTGCAAACGATCAAGACGGTAACTTTCTCGCTTCCGATTTTTTGGAGAATCTTTTCAAACAACTGGAATCTTCTTTTTCAAACGAATACACCGTTTGTTTCGGAGGAATGGGAGAACCTCTTTTACATCCTCATTTTGTAGACTTGATCGGAAAAACGATTTCGTATCCTCTTTTACAGGAGCTGATGATTGAAACGGCCCTTTATTCCGATATGGATCCGATTTTGGAATCCTTGGCAAAACTTTCAAACGTTGAAAAGGAAAAGATCACTTGGATCATAAATCTTACCACCCGAAATCCCGAAAGATACGAGAAACTCTACGGCAAAAAAGAGTTGGGGAAAATTCTTTCCAACTTGGAAAAGCTCGAAAAGGTCGTTCCGAAGAATAGAATTCACCTTCAATTTTTAAAAATCGAAGAAGCGGAAGATGAGGTCGAAACCTGGGTCGATGAAACCGAAAAACAAGGTTACGGAGTCATTCTTCAAAAATACAATCGTTACGCGGGTTTAATGCCGGAGAAAAGAGTTACGGATCTGACTCCGATCCAAAGAGAATTTTGCTGGCATCTCAATCGGGACTTATTCGTAAATGCAAATGGAACGGTTTCGATTTGTAAACAGACGCCCGGAAAAGAATTGGGTAATCTGCATAAAGAAAACTTAATAGACATCTGGCAAAAAGGTCTGCCCTCGTTTCAGAACTCGTTAAACGGAAAACACGAAGCGACGAACGCACCTTGCCTTACATGTGATGAGTGGTATACTTTCAACGCCTAA
- a CDS encoding putative peptidyl-prolyl cis-trans isomerase, giving the protein MKTKRTYAKTFLFAGMFVSLFFQTPIQTAESLNRVIATVGTVSISELDLDDAGEKYNRLQKHLKHEDFRKSLRTRIIDFLIDRAIVDVVAEEESVQVNEQRVEAEIEKRMEVMGIANRKQFEKAMEASSNMPFELWVTELPYQIKKGQLLQLKIAVPPPNEQEIRTWYNQNKDKVGFEIRYRIIAIAPENDSVQEENKLFKEVSEIKKSILADPSSFALVAGSPRNDPTLRSRRGLVEWISSFDLYKYSKITATIAAPLPNGGISDVFRDERKRYCILKIEGKRPTPMDNLRGGIQNILYRDKEEDTFHKWLKESRAEIPIQVFDENYRKENKISLKEETFHLD; this is encoded by the coding sequence ATGAAGACAAAACGAACTTACGCCAAAACCTTTCTTTTCGCGGGAATGTTTGTCTCCTTGTTCTTTCAAACTCCGATACAAACCGCTGAATCTCTGAATCGAGTGATCGCGACCGTTGGAACCGTTTCCATTTCCGAATTGGATCTGGACGACGCCGGAGAAAAATACAATCGTCTTCAAAAACATTTAAAACACGAAGACTTCCGAAAATCACTTCGCACCCGAATCATAGACTTTCTCATCGATCGCGCAATCGTCGACGTCGTCGCTGAGGAAGAATCCGTTCAAGTCAACGAACAAAGAGTGGAAGCGGAAATCGAAAAAAGAATGGAAGTGATGGGGATCGCGAATCGAAAACAATTCGAAAAAGCGATGGAAGCTTCTTCAAACATGCCGTTCGAACTCTGGGTTACGGAACTTCCGTATCAAATCAAAAAAGGACAACTTCTTCAATTAAAGATCGCCGTCCCTCCTCCGAACGAACAGGAAATCAGAACCTGGTACAATCAAAACAAGGACAAGGTAGGATTCGAAATTCGTTATAGAATCATCGCGATCGCTCCCGAAAACGATTCCGTACAAGAGGAAAATAAACTCTTCAAAGAAGTTTCCGAAATCAAAAAATCGATTCTCGCGGACCCTTCTTCTTTTGCATTAGTTGCCGGATCTCCAAGAAACGATCCGACTCTCAGATCGAGAAGAGGTTTGGTAGAATGGATTTCCTCTTTCGATCTTTATAAATACAGTAAGATCACAGCGACCATCGCCGCTCCTCTTCCCAATGGAGGAATTTCGGACGTATTTCGTGACGAAAGAAAACGGTATTGTATTTTAAAAATCGAAGGAAAAAGACCGACTCCTATGGATAATCTCCGGGGAGGAATTCAGAACATTCTCTATCGCGACAAAGAAGAAGACACGTTTCACAAATGGTTGAAAGAATCGAGAGCCGAAATTCCGATCCAGGTCTTCGACGAAAACTATAGAAAAGAAAATAAAATCTCTCTCAAAGAAGAGACTTTTCACTTAGATTGA
- a CDS encoding methyl-accepting chemotaxis protein: MSIRFRISLYLSVVLFIGFMVLAGINSYTAYQNLKTEVINSSNVTAERWTFEVKDHLDTTMALIRGFRFPLMYATPTRNQVIVALKEILKRNENYYGAWVVYEPNSFDGKDSQFKNTEGHDTTGRFVPYLHRGKTKEEIVLEATKNYDNLGPDGDWYQIPKKSNSPLVTDPYYYEVEGKIRVLMISLVVPISTEGNYYGAAGLDYQLEELQNLIGDTRPFRNQGYVALISPKGIYAVNGLDKSLVGKPIPKKEELDSYLMKSQEGKKFTFNSDGHSHYLFPFHIGKEKRFWVMQVSIPNSIYRDDIVGILIRGFLSTLVILIIVLLSLNFIFQKLITSGLLKAIGFSEEIAKGNLVAEKERDGEDEIGTLLTSMNQMRENLLGVVREIGASASKLKITSQKMADSSRSFSDVAQTQASAAEESSAAVEELAASAQNVGKSMEQAVSSMKEIDGNVDRLKEQITNINNEMQDLVRLAAESKEQGITGESAMAASTNAMGAIGESASRITEILSIITEISEKTNLLALNAAIEAARAGEAGKGFAVVAEEIGKLASQTSTSVQEIGALVDSTNTAVLNGNSKVSEASAILRKLREQVEEFDRYAKNVLSSVKNQEENTREISQSANELMTFSLQIEEAVLEQKRATDEITKTIVSISDGTQEIAAGADDLTSFSGEMHGQAEQLGQLIGKFKTD, encoded by the coding sequence ATGAGCATTCGTTTTCGCATTTCTCTTTATCTTTCTGTCGTCCTTTTTATCGGGTTTATGGTTCTCGCCGGAATCAATTCCTATACCGCATATCAAAATTTAAAAACGGAAGTGATCAATAGCTCAAACGTCACCGCGGAGCGTTGGACGTTCGAAGTAAAAGATCACTTGGACACGACGATGGCTCTTATCCGTGGCTTTCGTTTCCCGCTCATGTACGCGACGCCGACGAGAAATCAGGTGATCGTCGCTCTCAAAGAAATACTAAAACGAAATGAAAACTACTACGGTGCTTGGGTCGTTTACGAACCGAACAGTTTCGACGGAAAGGATTCTCAATTTAAGAATACGGAAGGGCACGACACAACGGGAAGATTCGTTCCGTATCTTCACAGAGGGAAAACAAAAGAAGAGATCGTATTGGAAGCAACGAAAAACTACGACAACCTCGGACCAGACGGTGACTGGTATCAAATTCCGAAAAAATCGAATTCGCCTTTGGTAACGGATCCTTATTATTACGAAGTGGAAGGAAAGATTCGCGTTCTTATGATTTCCTTAGTCGTCCCGATCAGCACGGAAGGAAATTATTATGGAGCCGCGGGCTTAGACTATCAATTGGAAGAATTACAAAATCTCATCGGAGATACAAGACCGTTTCGCAATCAAGGTTACGTCGCCCTCATTTCCCCAAAAGGAATCTACGCCGTAAACGGTTTGGATAAAAGTTTAGTAGGAAAGCCGATCCCAAAAAAGGAAGAACTCGATTCTTACCTTATGAAAAGTCAGGAAGGAAAAAAATTCACTTTTAACTCCGACGGTCACAGTCATTACCTCTTTCCGTTTCACATAGGAAAAGAAAAAAGATTCTGGGTAATGCAGGTCAGCATTCCGAATTCCATCTATCGCGACGATATCGTTGGAATTTTGATTCGAGGTTTTCTTTCCACTCTTGTGATTTTGATCATCGTACTACTAAGTCTGAATTTTATATTCCAAAAATTGATTACGTCCGGACTTCTCAAAGCCATCGGCTTCTCCGAAGAAATTGCGAAAGGAAATCTCGTCGCGGAAAAAGAACGCGACGGAGAAGATGAAATCGGAACCCTTCTCACTTCCATGAATCAGATGCGCGAAAATCTCCTCGGCGTAGTTCGTGAGATCGGCGCCTCCGCTTCTAAACTCAAAATCACGTCCCAAAAGATGGCGGATTCTTCGAGAAGTTTTTCTGACGTCGCTCAGACACAAGCATCGGCGGCGGAAGAATCTTCGGCGGCCGTCGAAGAATTGGCCGCGTCCGCGCAAAACGTCGGTAAGTCGATGGAACAAGCTGTTTCCAGTATGAAGGAAATCGACGGAAACGTAGATCGACTCAAGGAACAAATTACGAACATCAACAATGAGATGCAGGATCTGGTTCGCTTAGCCGCAGAATCAAAAGAACAGGGAATCACCGGGGAAAGTGCGATGGCCGCTTCCACAAACGCCATGGGAGCGATCGGTGAAAGCGCTTCTCGAATCACGGAGATTCTTTCCATCATCACCGAGATTTCTGAAAAAACGAATCTTCTCGCTTTGAACGCCGCGATCGAAGCCGCCAGAGCGGGAGAAGCCGGAAAAGGGTTCGCAGTCGTCGCGGAAGAAATTGGAAAACTCGCTTCGCAGACTTCCACGAGCGTTCAAGAAATCGGAGCGCTGGTTGATTCAACGAACACAGCCGTATTAAACGGAAATTCAAAGGTTTCGGAAGCTTCCGCCATTCTTCGTAAACTCAGGGAACAAGTGGAAGAATTCGATCGTTATGCAAAGAACGTTCTTTCTTCCGTCAAAAATCAGGAAGAGAATACCAGAGAAATTTCTCAGAGTGCGAACGAGCTCATGACATTCAGTCTTCAAATCGAAGAGGCCGTTCTAGAACAAAAACGCGCAACCGATGAAATCACAAAAACAATCGTAAGCATCTCCGATGGAACCCAAGAAATCGCCGCCGGAGCGGACGACCTCACTTCCTTCTCGGGGGAAATGCACGGACAAGCGGAACAACTCGGACAACTCATCGGTAAATTTAAGACGGACTAA
- a CDS encoding aspartate kinase, with translation MANIIVQKYGGTSVGTPERIQNVARRIKSYHDKGQNVAVVVSAMGHTTDELVELAGKISANPPKREMDMLLSTGEQISTALLAMALWEIGVPATSFTGSQIKLLTDGNFSNAKIKMIDRSRIDAAFQEGKVVIIAGFQGIDADENITTLGRGGSDTSAVAVAAVLGAKECEIYTDVDGVYTADPRVVPNAKKHKQITYEEMLELASLGAGVLHSRSVELGMNYDVVIHVRSSFNDNPGTLVVSEDKIMEKLKVSGVTAKSDQARITIAGVPDKPGLAAGLFGELSSKQILVDMIVQSSPHNGINTISFTIPKKDVLEAKPILQSFSKAQGAQEPEINESIAIVSAVGVGMKSHVGVAAGMFKALADNGINIEMISTSEIKISCVIPEDQAKIAINKIHDVFGLSN, from the coding sequence ATGGCAAATATCATCGTTCAGAAATACGGCGGAACTTCCGTGGGAACCCCGGAAAGAATCCAGAACGTTGCAAGAAGAATCAAATCCTATCACGACAAAGGTCAAAACGTCGCCGTGGTCGTTTCCGCAATGGGGCATACGACGGATGAACTCGTAGAACTCGCCGGCAAAATTTCGGCGAATCCTCCGAAGCGGGAAATGGACATGCTCCTTTCTACGGGAGAACAAATTTCAACAGCCCTTCTCGCCATGGCTCTCTGGGAAATCGGAGTTCCCGCGACGTCTTTTACCGGATCTCAGATCAAACTTTTAACGGACGGGAATTTTTCAAACGCGAAGATCAAAATGATCGATCGTTCTCGTATCGACGCCGCCTTCCAAGAAGGAAAGGTAGTAATCATCGCCGGCTTTCAAGGGATCGACGCGGACGAAAACATAACGACCCTCGGAAGGGGCGGTTCCGATACTTCTGCCGTGGCCGTCGCCGCAGTCCTCGGCGCGAAAGAATGTGAAATTTATACGGATGTGGACGGAGTTTACACCGCGGATCCGAGAGTGGTTCCTAACGCAAAAAAACACAAACAGATCACTTACGAAGAGATGTTGGAGCTTGCGAGTTTGGGAGCGGGAGTTCTACATTCAAGAAGCGTAGAGTTAGGTATGAATTACGACGTAGTAATCCACGTCCGCTCCAGCTTCAATGATAACCCGGGAACACTTGTGGTGAGCGAGGATAAAATTATGGAAAAATTAAAAGTCAGCGGGGTCACCGCGAAAAGCGATCAAGCAAGAATCACGATCGCCGGAGTTCCGGACAAGCCCGGTTTAGCGGCGGGACTTTTCGGAGAATTGAGTTCGAAACAGATTCTCGTGGATATGATCGTTCAATCTTCTCCGCATAACGGAATCAATACGATCTCCTTTACGATTCCGAAGAAGGACGTTCTCGAAGCGAAGCCGATTCTTCAATCCTTCTCCAAGGCACAAGGAGCGCAAGAACCGGAGATCAACGAAAGTATCGCGATCGTTTCCGCAGTCGGAGTCGGAATGAAATCTCACGTTGGAGTTGCGGCGGGAATGTTCAAGGCGCTCGCGGACAACGGAATCAACATCGAAATGATTTCCACATCCGAAATCAAAATCTCCTGTGTAATTCCGGAAGATCAGGCAAAAATCGCGATCAACAAGATTCACGACGTATTCGGACTTTCCAACTAA
- a CDS encoding sodium:solute symporter family protein produces the protein MFSILDWSILSLYLLFAFAAGVLLSPKAGKSLVSYFVADRKLPWWWLGTSMVATTFAADTPLVITGFVAADGISANWFWWSWAIGYMAMTVFFAGKWRRMEVLTDVEFVELRYGGKPATILRMVKAFYLSILVNSIVLGWVFKAMSKITGPFLDWSELLGPENFSTIQSIWPSFLVFDSLNNTITVLILFFVVVIYSSMGGIQGVILTDLVQFALGMGGAILFAYYAVSSQGGISGLLLKMEEVYPDKHESILSFWPDFQDASLPFTVFLIFIGVQWWAQYYSDGSGYLAQRIHTAKNPEEAEKGSLWFNIANFIIRTWPWVLTALVTLVVFPLHDPTRYFGEGQLVGSDREMGYPVLMKLILPTGVLGIVFASLMAAFMSTADTHINWGASYLVNDFYLRFIHPSASDKTLVRVSRFAVILMSIIAILVATQIQSIASAWKFLLAFASGMGLPQILRWIWWRANAWTELSGMITALILSMILYPAYPEVRSEYLLFWVAMGSVVVSIVVTLLTPPVPKETLDAFIERVNPFGFWNGKESEIRLKEFQSRIYLWILGTSALFFGMFSLGYFLLLQPWHGLVSLLGFVSLGSLYWRKRI, from the coding sequence ATGTTTAGCATCCTTGATTGGTCCATTCTTTCGCTTTATCTCCTTTTTGCATTCGCGGCGGGCGTTCTCCTTTCCCCAAAAGCAGGCAAAAGTTTGGTTTCTTACTTCGTCGCCGATCGGAAACTTCCCTGGTGGTGGCTTGGAACTTCGATGGTTGCAACCACCTTTGCCGCGGATACCCCTCTTGTAATCACCGGCTTTGTCGCCGCCGACGGAATTTCCGCGAATTGGTTTTGGTGGAGTTGGGCGATCGGTTATATGGCGATGACCGTTTTTTTTGCGGGCAAATGGAGAAGAATGGAAGTCCTCACCGACGTAGAGTTTGTCGAACTTCGTTACGGGGGAAAACCTGCTACAATCTTAAGAATGGTGAAAGCGTTCTATTTGAGTATATTAGTAAATTCGATTGTACTCGGATGGGTTTTTAAGGCGATGTCCAAAATTACGGGACCATTTTTGGATTGGAGCGAGCTTCTTGGTCCGGAAAATTTTTCGACGATCCAAAGTATTTGGCCTTCGTTTTTAGTATTCGATTCTTTGAATAATACGATCACGGTTTTGATTCTTTTCTTCGTCGTCGTTATCTATAGCAGTATGGGCGGAATCCAAGGTGTGATCCTGACGGATCTTGTACAATTTGCTCTGGGAATGGGAGGAGCGATCCTTTTTGCATACTACGCGGTTTCGAGTCAGGGAGGAATTTCCGGCCTTCTTTTGAAGATGGAGGAAGTTTATCCCGATAAACACGAATCTATTTTAAGTTTTTGGCCGGACTTTCAAGACGCGTCCTTACCGTTTACGGTTTTTCTAATATTCATTGGAGTTCAGTGGTGGGCTCAATACTATTCGGACGGTTCCGGATATTTGGCGCAAAGAATTCATACCGCGAAAAATCCGGAAGAGGCCGAAAAAGGATCTCTCTGGTTCAATATTGCAAACTTTATCATTCGAACTTGGCCATGGGTTTTGACCGCGCTTGTAACGTTAGTCGTCTTCCCCCTTCACGATCCGACTCGGTATTTTGGCGAAGGACAACTTGTGGGAAGTGATCGAGAGATGGGTTATCCCGTTTTGATGAAACTCATTTTACCCACCGGTGTGTTAGGGATCGTCTTTGCGAGCTTGATGGCGGCGTTTATGTCGACCGCGGACACTCATATCAACTGGGGAGCGAGTTATCTCGTAAACGATTTTTATCTTCGTTTTATTCATCCTTCTGCGAGCGACAAAACTTTGGTGAGAGTGAGTAGATTCGCCGTGATTCTTATGTCCATCATAGCGATCTTGGTTGCCACACAAATTCAATCCATCGCAAGCGCTTGGAAGTTTTTGCTCGCCTTTGCTTCTGGAATGGGATTGCCTCAGATTCTAAGATGGATTTGGTGGAGGGCAAACGCATGGACGGAACTGTCCGGAATGATCACGGCTTTGATTTTATCTATGATTCTTTATCCGGCGTATCCGGAAGTAAGATCGGAATATCTTCTTTTTTGGGTTGCGATGGGTTCGGTCGTCGTATCGATCGTTGTAACATTGCTCACACCTCCTGTTCCGAAGGAAACGTTAGACGCCTTTATAGAAAGAGTGAATCCTTTCGGTTTTTGGAATGGGAAAGAAAGCGAGATTCGATTGAAAGAATTTCAGAGTCGGATTTATCTTTGGATTTTGGGAACCTCAGCCCTCTTTTTCGGAATGTTTTCTCTTGGATACTTTCTTCTTTTGCAACCTTGGCATGGCCTCGTTTCTCTCTTAGGCTTCGTTTCTTTGGGAAGTTTGTATTGGAGAAAAAGGATTTAG